One Dromiciops gliroides isolate mDroGli1 chromosome 3, mDroGli1.pri, whole genome shotgun sequence DNA segment encodes these proteins:
- the OLIG2 gene encoding oligodendrocyte transcription factor 2, with product MDSDASLVSSRPSSPETDDIFLTARSKGSSGGGGGGFTGGTVSSSTPNDCQPELSAELRNAMGAAGVHPGDKLGGGCFKSSSSTTSSSSSTSSSSSVASSTKKDKKQMTEPELQQLRLKINSRERKRMHDLNIAMDGLREVMPYAHGPSVRKLSKIATLLLARNYILMLTNSLEEMKRLVSEIYGGHHAGFHPSACGSLAHSAPLQAAAAHPAAAAAHASHHPAVHHPILPPAAAAAAAAAAAAAVSSASLPGSGLSAVSSIRPPHGLLKSPSASVATPLGSGGGGGGSFQHWGGMPCPCSMCQVPPPHHHISSMSTTSLPRLTSDAK from the coding sequence ATGGACTCCGATGCCAGTCTGGTGTCCAGCCGCCCGTCCTCACCGGAGACGGATGACATCTTCCTTACAGCCCGAAGCAAGGGTAGCAGCGGCGGCGGTGGCGGTGGCTTCACCGGGGGCACGGTCTCCTCTTCTACACCAAACGACTGCCAGCCAGAGCTAAGCGCGGAGCTTCGAAACGCCATGGGCGCGGCGGGCGTGCACCCTGGGGACAAGCTGGGCGGCGGCTGCTTTAAGTCTTCGTCCTCCACcacctcatcttcctcttccacCTCCTCGTCTTCCTCCGTGGCCTCTTCTACCAAGAAGGACAAGAAGCAGATGACAGAGCCGGAGCTACAGCAGCTTCGGCTCAAGATCAACAGCCGCGAGCGCAAGCGGATGCACGACCTCAACATCGCCATGGACGGGCTTCGTGAAGTCATGCCGTACGCGCACGGGCCCTCGGTGCGCAAGCTCTCCAAGATCGCTACTCTTCTTCTGGCCCGCAACTACATCCTCATGCTTACCAACTCCTTAGAGGAAATGAAACGGCTGGTCAGCGAGATCTACGGCGGCCACCACGCTGGTTTCCACCCCTCAGCCTGCGGGAGCCTGGCACATTCGGCACCTCTGCAGGCGGCCGCTGCGCAcccagcggcggcggcggcgcacGCCTCCCACCACCCCGCAGTGCATCACCCAATATTGCCACCCGCTGCGGCGGCAGCAGccgcagctgcagcagcagccgCGGTCTCCAGCGCCTCCCTTCCAGGCTCTGGCCTCTCAGCGGTTAGCTCCATCCGACCCCCGCATGGTTTGCTCAAGTCGCCCTCGGCGTCCGTGGCCACCCCGTTGGGTAGTGGAGGAGGAGGCGGTGGCAGCTTCCAGCACTGGGGTGGGATGCCCTGCCCGTGTAGCATGTGTCAAGTGCCACCACCTCACCACCACATTTCCTCCATGAGCACGACCAGCCTCCCCAGACTCACTTCCGACGCCAAATGA